Proteins encoded by one window of Acetivibrio thermocellus ATCC 27405:
- the clpS gene encoding ATP-dependent Clp protease adapter ClpS: MSEKTIVKKETNVDFKKPKMYKVILLNDDYTTMDFVVEILITVFHKTAADATRIMLDVHRKGKGVVGVYTYDIARSKIALVEKMAAEREFPLAAVMEPE, encoded by the coding sequence ATGTCTGAAAAGACGATAGTTAAAAAAGAAACCAATGTTGACTTTAAAAAGCCCAAAATGTATAAAGTAATCCTTCTTAATGACGACTATACAACAATGGATTTTGTTGTTGAAATACTTATAACGGTTTTTCATAAGACTGCCGCCGATGCCACAAGAATCATGCTTGATGTGCATCGTAAAGGAAAAGGAGTTGTGGGAGTTTATACATATGACATTGCCAGAAGCAAAATAGCTTTGGTGGAAAAAATGGCAGCGGAAAGAGAATTCCCACTTGCAGCTGTTATGGAGCCGGAATAA
- the aat gene encoding leucyl/phenylalanyl-tRNA--protein transferase codes for MPVFRLTDKLVFPHPSLADEDGILAVGGDLSCERLLLAYKNGIFPWFSEDEPILWWSPNPRCVLFPKDIKISRSMRKFLKKQLYEVTFDTCFRHVIAMCAKLREGNTWITPEIIESYSKLHDLGFAHSVETWYEGRLVGGLYGVSLGKCFFGESMFSTMDNASKTALITLCQKLEEKGFLLIDCQVYSKHLESLGAVNIDRDLFLKYLEAGLSHETLRGNWKFFNEQKQVRNN; via the coding sequence ATGCCCGTTTTCAGACTTACAGACAAATTGGTTTTTCCCCATCCGTCACTTGCCGATGAAGATGGAATTTTAGCGGTGGGAGGAGACCTTTCGTGCGAGCGTCTCCTCCTTGCATATAAAAACGGAATATTTCCCTGGTTTTCGGAAGACGAGCCTATATTATGGTGGTCCCCGAATCCCAGGTGTGTTCTTTTCCCAAAAGACATAAAAATATCGAGGTCTATGAGAAAATTTTTAAAGAAACAGCTCTACGAAGTCACCTTTGACACATGCTTCAGACATGTAATTGCCATGTGTGCAAAGTTGAGAGAAGGCAATACATGGATAACTCCCGAAATTATCGAAAGTTATTCCAAACTGCACGACTTAGGATTCGCCCATTCCGTTGAGACCTGGTATGAAGGTCGCCTTGTCGGAGGACTTTATGGTGTCTCTTTAGGAAAATGTTTCTTTGGCGAGTCCATGTTTTCGACTATGGACAACGCTTCAAAAACAGCCCTTATCACTCTATGTCAGAAACTCGAGGAAAAAGGTTTTCTTTTGATAGACTGCCAAGTCTATTCAAAACACCTTGAGTCTTTAGGAGCGGTAAATATAGACCGTGACCTGTTTTTAAAATACCTTGAAGCCGGGCTTTCCCATGAGACACTGAGAGGAAATTGGAAGTTCTTCAATGAGCAAAAACAAGTTCGAAATAATTAA
- a CDS encoding DUF3810 domain-containing protein, whose translation MNAKINKKLFFILLIPLAYLIQFLSSRASGLAEKIYSRGVYRIIARFLNLISGHIPVSIAEILVVLSILFALFYIVKTIIRMIKSSSKAFKILCNALVNILTAVSLLYFGFMLLWGINYQRLPFSQIANYDTSPASTDELLEVCKSLMEHANRLRKHVEEDNNGVMKLSASVNETLKRACLGYEAASKTYPELHHNYGRPKGVILSEVMSYLGIGGVYFPFTGEANVNISMPHTSIPFTACHEMAHQIGFAREDEANFIAYIACKNHPSPDFQYSGILSALINATNTLYRYNRDEYFKLRNSFSEGVIRDLDALNIYWEKYDTPIEDFSSSVNNTYLKANMQQDGVRSYGRMVDLLIAEYRSRK comes from the coding sequence ATGAATGCAAAAATCAATAAAAAACTGTTTTTTATCCTTCTTATTCCCCTGGCGTACCTAATACAGTTTCTCTCCTCCAGGGCTTCCGGCCTTGCGGAAAAAATTTATTCAAGAGGTGTTTACAGAATAATTGCAAGATTTTTAAATCTAATTTCAGGCCATATACCCGTATCCATTGCAGAAATACTGGTAGTGCTCTCTATTTTGTTTGCATTGTTTTACATTGTAAAGACAATTATCAGGATGATAAAATCCTCATCAAAAGCTTTTAAAATTTTATGCAACGCCCTCGTCAACATCCTTACCGCCGTAAGCCTGCTGTACTTTGGCTTTATGCTGCTGTGGGGAATCAACTATCAAAGGCTTCCTTTTTCCCAAATTGCCAATTACGACACAAGTCCCGCCTCCACAGATGAATTGCTTGAGGTATGTAAAAGTCTTATGGAGCACGCAAATAGGCTTAGAAAACATGTTGAGGAAGACAACAACGGGGTTATGAAACTTTCAGCCAGCGTAAATGAAACATTGAAAAGAGCCTGTTTAGGTTATGAAGCTGCTTCCAAAACATACCCGGAGCTTCATCACAATTATGGAAGGCCAAAGGGAGTAATACTGTCCGAAGTAATGTCCTATCTTGGCATCGGAGGAGTTTATTTCCCCTTTACAGGAGAAGCAAACGTAAATATTTCGATGCCCCATACTTCAATTCCTTTCACCGCTTGCCACGAAATGGCCCATCAAATAGGTTTTGCCAGAGAAGACGAGGCAAACTTTATAGCCTATATTGCATGTAAAAATCATCCCTCACCGGATTTTCAGTATTCCGGAATTTTATCAGCTCTTATAAATGCCACCAATACCCTATACCGCTACAACCGGGACGAGTATTTTAAATTGAGAAACAGTTTTAGTGAAGGTGTAATCCGCGACCTTGACGCTTTAAACATCTACTGGGAAAAATACGACACTCCCATAGAAGATTTCTCATCCTCGGTAAACAACACCTACCTTAAGGCAAACATGCAGCAAGACGGAGTAAGAAGTTACGGAAGAATGGTTGATCTCCTTATCGCAGAATACAGAAGCCGGAAATAA
- a CDS encoding sulfite exporter TauE/SafE family protein — protein MKGKIPISQYLKFAVIGLVTGIANGLFGSGGGTIVVPAMVLLLKEEEHVAHATAISIILPLTLVSAFIYVSNSYIDWNLTVKTMLGGIVGGYLGAKLLNVCPSHVLRKIFAVFIIAAAVRMII, from the coding sequence TTGAAAGGTAAAATTCCAATATCCCAATATCTCAAATTTGCGGTAATCGGGCTTGTCACAGGCATTGCAAACGGTCTTTTCGGTTCCGGGGGAGGAACAATTGTTGTTCCTGCCATGGTTTTGCTTTTGAAAGAAGAAGAGCATGTGGCCCATGCCACTGCCATATCGATTATTTTGCCGTTAACTTTGGTAAGTGCTTTTATTTATGTTTCAAACAGCTATATTGACTGGAATTTGACGGTGAAAACCATGCTGGGAGGGATTGTGGGAGGATATTTGGGGGCAAAGCTTCTTAACGTCTGTCCTTCCCATGTTTTAAGAAAAATTTTTGCAGTATTTATAATAGCGGCGGCTGTGAGAATGATAATATAA
- a CDS encoding sulfite exporter TauE/SafE family protein, which produces MVLFLIGLASGIISGMGIGGGAILIPALVFFVNPDQHIAQSVNLLFFIPTAVIALIVHIKNKRVNFKLTIPIVIFGLVGAFLGSKLAVSLSGASLKRYFGMFLLILGFYEMVRKDKKETKKQGGRA; this is translated from the coding sequence ATGGTTCTTTTTTTGATAGGACTTGCTTCGGGAATAATCAGCGGAATGGGAATAGGAGGCGGAGCAATTCTTATTCCGGCTTTGGTATTCTTTGTCAATCCGGACCAACACATTGCCCAAAGTGTGAACCTTTTATTTTTTATACCGACGGCGGTAATAGCCCTTATTGTACATATAAAGAATAAAAGGGTTAACTTTAAGCTGACGATTCCCATTGTCATCTTTGGGCTTGTCGGTGCGTTTTTGGGTTCTAAATTGGCAGTGTCGTTATCCGGAGCGTCGCTGAAAAGATATTTTGGGATGTTTCTTTTGATACTGGGTTTTTATGAAATGGTAAGAAAGGACAAAAAGGAAACAAAAAAACAGGGCGGGAGAGCTTAA
- the clpA gene encoding ATP-dependent Clp protease ATP-binding subunit ClpA, which translates to MMRLDDVANKILIAAYNEAKHQKHEFFTPEHILYASLFFDEGRDIIENCGGKVEDIKKDLLEFFRNNMPIVENHEPIESLGINSVMQATAYQCIAAGREYIRIGDIIVALYGEKESFASYILQKNGIKKLDVLKYISHGVSLVPKNMETSLKSLETDTYLEAYQYADDWEYDYEYEDIDEDEDIDEESSSKSNFLEHFTIDLTEKARKGKIDPLIGREDILERTIQVLSRRLKNNPIHVGDPGVGKTAITEGLARLIVEDKVPKSLKGSKIYYLDMGSMLAGTKYRGDFEERIKKVLNEIQNQPKAIVYIDEIHTIVGAGAVSDGAMDASNIIKPFLTQGTLRFIGSTTYEEYKKYFEKDRALSRRFQKIDVPEPSIDDTFKILKGLKDRYEEYHKVKYTDSALRLAAELSAKYIQDRHLPDKAIDVIDETGAYVRLHAKDEDKVITIKNKDIERTVSAIARIPIQSVSRDEISKLKNLDVKLKSTIFGQDKAIDTVVQAIKRSRAGFNENEKPVASLLFVGPTGVGKTELAKQLSLHLGIPFIRFDMSEYQEKHTVSRLIGAPPGYVGYEEGGLLTDAIRKTPHCVLLLDEIEKAHPDIYNVLLQVMDYAVLTDNNGKKADFRNVILIMTSNAGAREVGRTLIGFDSRNVDRSAMTKEVERIFSPEFRNRLDDIVVFNHINEEMALLITKKAINQFKEKLKTKNIKLKVTERCCKWIAQKGLSSIYGAREILRYVQDKIKTYFVDEVLFGELSKGGTAIIDVVDGEIKISKKTQR; encoded by the coding sequence ATGATGAGATTGGATGACGTAGCTAACAAAATCTTAATTGCAGCATATAACGAAGCAAAACATCAAAAACATGAATTTTTCACACCGGAGCATATTCTTTATGCTTCCCTGTTTTTTGATGAAGGCAGGGACATAATAGAAAACTGCGGCGGCAAAGTTGAAGATATTAAAAAGGATTTGCTGGAATTTTTCCGCAACAATATGCCCATTGTTGAAAACCACGAGCCCATAGAATCCCTGGGGATCAACAGTGTCATGCAGGCCACTGCGTATCAGTGCATTGCCGCAGGCAGAGAATATATACGCATAGGCGATATTATAGTGGCCCTCTACGGTGAAAAAGAATCTTTTGCCAGTTATATACTTCAAAAAAACGGAATAAAAAAACTTGACGTTTTAAAATATATTTCCCACGGAGTATCCCTGGTCCCAAAAAATATGGAAACATCTTTAAAATCTTTGGAGACCGACACTTATCTTGAAGCTTACCAGTATGCCGATGATTGGGAATACGATTATGAATATGAAGATATTGATGAAGATGAAGACATTGATGAAGAAAGCTCCTCAAAAAGCAACTTTTTGGAGCACTTTACAATTGACCTTACCGAAAAAGCAAGAAAGGGTAAAATAGACCCTCTTATCGGCAGAGAGGATATTTTGGAACGAACAATACAGGTTTTGTCCAGAAGGCTTAAGAACAACCCCATTCACGTTGGGGATCCCGGAGTGGGAAAAACTGCAATTACCGAAGGTCTGGCAAGGCTGATTGTGGAGGACAAGGTTCCAAAAAGTTTAAAAGGCAGTAAAATATACTATCTTGACATGGGAAGCATGCTGGCAGGCACCAAATACCGCGGAGACTTTGAAGAACGTATTAAAAAGGTTCTCAATGAAATCCAAAACCAGCCGAAAGCAATTGTTTATATAGATGAAATTCATACAATAGTGGGTGCCGGGGCCGTATCCGACGGTGCGATGGATGCGTCAAACATCATAAAGCCTTTTCTTACACAGGGCACATTGAGGTTTATAGGCTCGACAACTTATGAAGAGTATAAAAAGTACTTTGAAAAGGACAGGGCTCTGTCGAGGAGATTTCAAAAAATTGATGTTCCGGAACCGTCAATTGATGACACGTTCAAGATACTCAAAGGTCTTAAGGACAGATATGAAGAATATCACAAGGTAAAATACACAGACAGTGCCTTAAGACTTGCCGCGGAGCTTTCTGCAAAATACATCCAGGATCGTCATCTTCCTGACAAAGCAATAGACGTAATTGACGAAACCGGAGCTTATGTGCGTCTTCATGCAAAAGATGAAGACAAGGTAATTACCATAAAAAACAAGGACATAGAGCGCACGGTGTCTGCAATTGCCAGAATACCGATACAGAGTGTATCCAGGGATGAAATTTCAAAACTTAAAAACCTTGATGTAAAATTAAAATCCACAATATTCGGCCAGGACAAGGCTATTGACACTGTGGTGCAAGCTATAAAAAGGTCCAGGGCGGGATTCAATGAAAATGAAAAACCCGTTGCCTCCCTTCTTTTTGTCGGTCCGACAGGTGTCGGTAAAACTGAGCTTGCAAAACAGTTGTCCCTTCACCTCGGTATTCCTTTTATAAGGTTTGATATGAGTGAGTATCAGGAAAAGCACACTGTTTCAAGGTTGATAGGTGCTCCACCCGGATACGTTGGATATGAAGAAGGCGGACTTTTGACGGATGCAATAAGAAAAACTCCGCATTGTGTGCTGCTTCTCGACGAAATCGAGAAAGCGCACCCCGATATTTACAATGTGCTGCTTCAGGTAATGGATTATGCGGTACTTACGGACAACAACGGAAAAAAAGCGGACTTTAGAAATGTAATACTGATAATGACCTCCAACGCCGGTGCCCGGGAAGTCGGAAGAACGCTTATAGGATTTGACAGCAGAAACGTTGACAGAAGCGCCATGACAAAAGAAGTTGAAAGAATATTCTCTCCGGAGTTTCGAAACAGACTTGATGATATTGTGGTATTCAACCATATCAATGAAGAGATGGCGCTGCTTATAACCAAAAAAGCCATAAATCAATTCAAGGAAAAACTAAAAACGAAAAATATCAAGCTTAAAGTGACGGAAAGATGCTGCAAATGGATTGCCCAAAAAGGTCTTTCGTCAATTTACGGTGCCCGTGAAATATTGAGGTATGTTCAGGACAAAATAAAAACGTATTTTGTTGACGAAGTTCTCTTTGGAGAGCTTTCCAAAGGCGGCACTGCAATAATAGACGTTGTGGACGGAGAAATTAAAATAAGCAAAAAAACTCAAAGGTGA